Proteins from a genomic interval of Sphingopyxis sp. QXT-31:
- a CDS encoding GNAT family N-acetyltransferase has product MVIRPADAGDRAAIWAIIGPVIGAGETYTLARDMSEAEALAYWFGADKAVFVAEEGGVVLGTYYLRANQAGGGAHVANCGYMTGAAATGRGVAQAMALHSFDEAKARGFRAMQFNFVVASNERAVRLWESLGFAVVGRLPGAFEHPALGFVDALVMVRTL; this is encoded by the coding sequence CTGGTCATCCGGCCGGCGGATGCGGGTGATCGCGCCGCGATCTGGGCGATCATCGGCCCGGTGATTGGCGCGGGCGAGACCTATACGCTGGCGCGCGACATGAGCGAGGCCGAGGCGCTCGCTTACTGGTTCGGGGCGGACAAGGCGGTGTTTGTCGCGGAGGAGGGCGGGGTCGTGCTCGGCACCTATTATCTGCGCGCCAATCAAGCGGGCGGCGGGGCGCATGTCGCGAACTGCGGCTATATGACTGGTGCCGCGGCGACGGGGCGCGGGGTGGCGCAGGCGATGGCGCTGCATAGCTTTGACGAAGCAAAGGCGCGCGGGTTTCGGGCGATGCAGTTCAACTTCGTCGTGGCGAGCAACGAGCGCGCGGTGCGGCTGTGGGAGTCGTTGGGCTTCGCGGTCGTCGGGCGGCTGCCGGGCGCGTTCGAGCATCCCGCGCTGGGCTTCGTCGATGCGCTGGTGATGGTCAGGACGCTGTAG
- a CDS encoding GNAT family N-acetyltransferase: MSGGWRAMRADDLPAVVAIADAVHGEFTEPLAVYAERLALYPDGCRVFEVDDVVAGLLVTHPWHDGAVPKIGALLGALPAAAGIYYFHDIALLPAARGMGAGAAAAAFVLAQAKAAGCREVRLVAVNGADSYWAAQGYDYAAPGGEGPYGAGSFLMRRAV, translated from the coding sequence ATGAGCGGCGGTTGGCGCGCGATGCGCGCGGACGACCTGCCCGCGGTGGTGGCGATTGCGGATGCGGTGCATGGCGAATTTACCGAGCCGCTGGCGGTCTATGCCGAGCGGCTGGCGCTCTATCCCGACGGATGCCGGGTGTTCGAGGTCGATGATGTGGTCGCCGGGCTGTTGGTGACGCATCCGTGGCACGACGGCGCGGTGCCTAAAATCGGGGCGCTGCTCGGGGCGCTGCCCGCGGCGGCCGGCATCTATTATTTCCATGACATCGCCTTGCTGCCTGCGGCGCGGGGTATGGGAGCGGGCGCGGCGGCGGCGGCTTTCGTGCTGGCGCAGGCGAAGGCGGCTGGGTGCCGCGAGGTCCGGCTGGTCGCGGTGAACGGGGCCGACAGCTATTGGGCGGCGCAAGGGTACGACTATGCAGCGCCGGGGGGCGAGGGGCCTTATGGCGCGGGCTCGTTCTTGATGCGGCGCGCGGTGTGA
- a CDS encoding acyl-CoA thioesterase: protein MKSFALALTATPDSIDELGHVNNAVWVQWIQQVATGHWAAAAPQAHKDAYIWVVVRHEIDYLRALGPGETVTARTWVADKPQGAKFDRFMEFTGADGRVHVRARTVWALLDKASGRPLRVTAEVVAPFTGAA, encoded by the coding sequence ATGAAATCCTTTGCTCTCGCCCTCACCGCTACCCCCGACAGCATCGACGAGCTTGGCCATGTCAATAATGCGGTGTGGGTCCAGTGGATCCAGCAGGTCGCTACCGGACATTGGGCGGCGGCGGCGCCGCAGGCGCATAAGGATGCCTATATCTGGGTCGTGGTGCGGCACGAGATCGATTATCTGCGCGCGCTGGGGCCCGGCGAGACAGTGACCGCGCGGACGTGGGTCGCCGACAAGCCGCAGGGGGCGAAGTTCGACCGGTTCATGGAGTTCACCGGCGCCGACGGGCGTGTGCATGTGCGGGCGCGGACGGTATGGGCGCTGCTCGACAAGGCGAGCGGCCGGCCGCTGCGCGTGACGGCGGAGGTGGTGGCGCCCTTCACGGGCGCGGCATGA